Proteins found in one Paenibacillus sp. FSL R10-2782 genomic segment:
- a CDS encoding amino acid adenylation domain-containing protein yields the protein MAPRTAVEETLVTIWQAVLGVSPIGIQHHFLDLGGDSIKAIQVSSRLYQAGYKVDVKDLFKYTTIELLSPHVQKVSQTADQGEISGPVMSTPIQRWFLERQTEDSHHFNQSFMLYRKDAFQEEALHATLKELVIHHDALRIVFHEADHGYEVWNRAVGDGELYGLDVFDFREHTDAGEAVERASSRIQSSFQLNKGPLVKAGLFRCMDGDHLLITIHHLVVDGVSWRILLEDLQKAYEQAVKGERIQLPLKTDSFQLWSKQLQEYANSSEIEKERNYWRDISTIPVLPLPTDLDRGVSRVMDSEVVAVRWTATETEQLLKYAYKAYSTEINDLLLTALGIAVNKWKGLGKVAVHLEGHGRESMIPGLDITRTVGWFTSQYPVVLQIDADHELSRQIKQTKEMLRQMTNKGMGYGLLRYLAASNTHDICEIRPDISFNYLGQFDQDMENSSIQLSPYSSGPDMSALQERPYTLDINGMITGGVLSMGIGFSRKDYRKETMEQLAELMHDSLLDIITHCTQKAASPELTPSDIMLTGITMAELEQLTRDTAETGTVENIYPLTAMQKGMLFHSLAAPDSGSYFEQITFDMQGELDVRVFRESLRQIIDRYDILRTNFYFGWRDTPLQVVYREKEPALHVADIRYMTNEDAKQWTEMYAANDKMRGMDLASDALMRISIFQKDDTIYHVVWSFHHVLMDGWCAPILFNELLEIYYAKLRHTQVELPPTAPYSEYISWLERQDHAKASLYWKGYLEYYEGQAVLPGADTSIHQGYELAETAFELSTALTDSLKQLAKENHVTLNTLLQTVWGIVLHKYNGTPDTVFGSVVSGRPAEIPGIERMIGLFINTIPVRIRWEEGEVFTQLLQRNQQQAVASGAFDTYPLYEIQSELVQKQQLITHIMIFENYPVEQQLEDSGLPSADRLDILHAEVQEQTNYNFNIIVVPGEKISIRFNYNARVFLAENVKRIGEHVHHLLQQIVDKPDSKLAELQLLTVEETRQTLEQCYHAAGPGCTEKTIHQLFEEQAERYPDHVALVHGDVQLTYRELNEQADRLAQKLTAYGVESERIVCLMADRSPDMIIGMIAILKAGGAYMPVDPTYPQERIRYMLEDSGADILLLQSHLQEKVASFFSGTCIVFNDETGPLNEQKEKLYRQTKPRMAHSDSLACVIYTSGTTGKPKGILTTHRNIIRVVYESDYITIKPEDRILQLSNYAFDGSTFDIYSALLNGAGLVLISKDALLDMDKLTKHMAAHNVSVLFVTTALFNVMFDIYPDRLVSLRKILFGGERVSVDHVRKALSYLGPDRLIHVYGPTESTVFATAYHVNDITEHKAVIPIGYPVSHTSTYIVNEVGQLQPPGVPGELWVGGSGLARGYLNRPELTSEKFIPSPFSPGERVYRTGDWVKWLPDGAIEYLGRIDHQVKIRGHRVEIGEIETRLLNIEQIQETIVIAIEQEGGTKHLCAYYTSSSTLTSERIRTILKQDMPAYMIPAFIIKLPAMPLTLNGKIDRNALPAPENSVKTPGSGYAAPRTETESLLVEIWQQILGVPQVGIHDDFFDLGGDSIQSIQVSSRLSQAGFQLEMRHWYTSQTIAELSVHVEQMNDKVDQGPVSGTVRLTPIQRWFLESPDNVNPHHFNQSMLFAGVDRLDLEAIHRVMRRIAEHHDGLRTVFRRSGEQYIPYIRQVDEGELYTLEVRDCIQLNNPATAIEEASNRVQSSIQLDIGPLVKLVLFRCNPSDHLLIVVHHLVMDMVSWRILLEDITSGYEQAVNGQAVTFPPKTASFQNWAEALHAYAYQPQLQHERAYWQEVTSQGSQPIPKDYTEKDSLVKDTVTITIEWSNEETRQLLTQVHQAYDTDIQDLLLAAWSQALYQWKNLYQTIIHLEGHGREAIIPGIDITRTVGWFTTQYPVRLVADANDDISQHILKTKDNLRQIPNKGIGFGILRYISDWAQEFKNAIQPEVSFNYLGQFDQELQNSAIDISPYSKGNDVSEMQQRRYVLDIVGSITSGKLTLAISYSTKQFQNVSIQRLGDLMKDNLRTIIKHCVRQGENLRIPSSEDIKYTGYIEKPNEFADRLLHSPWMDGVTGAVLVLVQDNKIVVNQGCGYTDLTRSTKVDPATTLMRVGSINKIFTSVVIRQLAEQGKLDINAKVRSLIEDIDIPGAFNESLTLKHLLNYESGLDHPDSGMDDLIRGEVPSIMTLKQFIYKYMPAVVHIPGEQYQYSNFAYTILGYIIEQITGMSCGQYAHSHILQPLGMNSSSFTLPAEWSNRLAKGYHPDQQLVPAYPYSPIDTATGSLVSTGDDMARFMLAMLGEGAYGGSRILSRESAQALMSVKPDIKAGKPYGRNGFEMNIHPEYGSERILVKSGNFPGFSALMWLLPDQKTGAFLMCNQSIVNKFELFEAFANYFCPSARNRKKLYV from the coding sequence ATGGCTCCTCGAACCGCTGTAGAAGAGACACTTGTTACGATTTGGCAAGCCGTGCTTGGCGTTTCTCCCATCGGCATCCAGCATCATTTTTTGGATCTCGGCGGTGATTCTATTAAAGCGATACAAGTATCCTCCCGGTTATACCAGGCTGGCTACAAAGTAGATGTAAAGGATTTATTCAAATATACAACCATTGAATTGTTAAGCCCACATGTCCAAAAGGTTAGCCAGACAGCAGACCAAGGAGAAATCAGCGGGCCGGTCATGTCTACACCTATTCAGAGATGGTTTCTGGAGCGCCAGACCGAAGACTCTCATCATTTCAATCAATCCTTTATGCTATATAGAAAAGATGCTTTTCAGGAAGAAGCACTGCATGCAACGTTAAAAGAATTAGTAATACACCACGATGCACTGCGAATTGTTTTTCATGAAGCCGACCACGGCTATGAGGTCTGGAACCGTGCGGTTGGAGATGGAGAGCTTTACGGTCTAGACGTATTTGACTTTCGTGAACATACCGATGCAGGTGAGGCTGTTGAGCGAGCGTCCAGCCGGATTCAGTCCAGTTTTCAGTTAAATAAGGGGCCTCTTGTTAAAGCTGGATTGTTCCGCTGTATGGATGGCGATCATTTACTAATCACCATTCATCATCTAGTCGTGGATGGCGTCTCTTGGCGTATTTTGCTGGAAGATTTACAGAAGGCTTACGAGCAGGCTGTGAAAGGAGAGCGTATCCAGCTTCCACTCAAAACCGACTCTTTCCAGCTATGGTCAAAGCAACTGCAAGAGTATGCGAACAGTTCCGAAATAGAGAAAGAACGTAATTACTGGAGGGACATCAGTACAATTCCGGTATTACCGCTGCCAACAGATTTGGATAGGGGAGTTTCCAGAGTGATGGACAGTGAGGTGGTTGCTGTGCGTTGGACTGCAACTGAAACTGAACAATTGCTGAAATATGCTTATAAAGCTTACTCGACGGAAATAAACGATTTGCTGCTGACAGCACTAGGGATAGCGGTTAATAAGTGGAAAGGATTGGGGAAGGTTGCTGTTCATTTGGAAGGACATGGACGTGAGTCGATGATTCCCGGTCTGGATATTACACGCACGGTAGGGTGGTTTACGAGCCAATACCCGGTGGTGCTTCAAATAGATGCAGACCATGAACTGTCCAGACAAATCAAACAGACCAAAGAAATGCTGCGGCAAATGACGAACAAGGGCATGGGTTATGGCTTGCTCCGTTATTTAGCTGCTTCGAATACACATGACATTTGCGAAATCCGACCCGATATCAGCTTCAACTATCTTGGACAGTTTGACCAAGACATGGAGAACAGCAGCATCCAACTGTCGCCTTATTCCAGTGGACCGGATATGAGCGCCCTTCAGGAAAGACCTTACACCCTGGACATCAATGGAATGATTACAGGAGGAGTATTGTCGATGGGGATTGGGTTCAGTAGAAAAGACTACAGGAAAGAAACAATGGAGCAACTCGCTGAATTGATGCATGACAGCTTGCTGGACATCATTACCCACTGCACACAGAAAGCGGCATCTCCTGAGCTTACGCCAAGCGATATTATGTTGACCGGGATCACAATGGCTGAGTTGGAGCAACTGACCCGAGATACGGCAGAAACAGGTACAGTTGAAAATATATATCCGTTGACCGCTATGCAAAAGGGGATGCTTTTTCACAGCTTGGCTGCTCCTGATTCGGGCTCATATTTTGAGCAAATTACGTTTGATATGCAGGGTGAGCTAGATGTGCGCGTTTTCAGGGAAAGTCTTCGTCAAATCATAGACAGGTATGACATCCTGAGGACCAACTTTTATTTTGGCTGGAGGGATACCCCGTTGCAAGTGGTGTACCGTGAGAAAGAACCGGCCCTGCATGTTGCAGATATTCGGTATATGACGAACGAGGATGCCAAACAGTGGACGGAAATGTATGCAGCCAATGATAAAATGCGCGGTATGGATCTTGCATCCGATGCGCTCATGCGGATTTCCATATTTCAAAAAGATGACACCATTTACCACGTAGTCTGGAGCTTCCATCATGTACTTATGGACGGATGGTGCGCACCGATTTTGTTTAATGAATTGCTTGAAATATATTATGCCAAGCTTCGTCATACTCAAGTGGAATTGCCTCCAACAGCTCCTTACAGTGAATATATCTCTTGGCTGGAAAGACAAGATCATGCCAAGGCTTCCCTTTACTGGAAGGGATATTTGGAATATTATGAAGGACAGGCCGTACTTCCAGGGGCAGATACAAGTATACATCAAGGATACGAGCTTGCCGAAACCGCATTCGAATTAAGCACAGCACTGACTGACAGTCTGAAACAACTGGCTAAAGAAAATCATGTAACCCTGAATACACTTTTACAAACGGTCTGGGGGATTGTGCTGCACAAATATAATGGGACCCCAGATACTGTATTTGGCAGCGTTGTTTCGGGCAGACCAGCTGAAATCCCCGGCATTGAACGAATGATCGGCTTGTTCATTAATACGATTCCGGTTCGTATTCGCTGGGAGGAAGGAGAGGTTTTCACTCAGTTGCTGCAACGTAACCAGCAGCAGGCTGTGGCATCAGGAGCCTTTGATACGTATCCGCTTTATGAAATTCAATCCGAGCTGGTACAGAAACAACAACTTATTACTCATATTATGATCTTTGAAAATTATCCTGTAGAACAACAACTTGAAGACAGCGGCTTGCCAAGCGCGGATCGTCTTGACATTCTTCACGCTGAAGTTCAGGAGCAGACGAACTATAATTTTAATATCATTGTAGTTCCGGGTGAGAAAATCAGCATCCGCTTCAACTATAATGCGCGTGTCTTTCTTGCGGAAAATGTGAAGCGCATAGGTGAGCATGTGCACCATCTCTTGCAACAGATTGTGGACAAGCCGGATAGCAAGCTGGCGGAATTGCAGCTTTTGACCGTAGAAGAGACAAGGCAGACACTGGAACAGTGCTATCACGCAGCCGGGCCTGGATGTACCGAGAAAACGATTCATCAGCTATTTGAGGAACAAGCAGAGCGTTACCCTGATCATGTTGCACTAGTGCATGGCGATGTTCAATTAACGTACCGTGAGCTGAATGAACAGGCAGACAGACTTGCCCAAAAACTCACTGCTTACGGAGTCGAATCTGAGCGAATCGTCTGTCTGATGGCTGATCGTAGCCCGGACATGATCATCGGCATGATAGCAATTCTCAAAGCGGGTGGAGCTTATATGCCAGTAGATCCGACATATCCGCAGGAGCGAATCCGTTATATGTTAGAGGACTCAGGCGCCGATATTTTGCTGCTACAAAGCCATTTGCAGGAAAAGGTAGCCTCGTTCTTTAGCGGCACGTGCATCGTTTTTAATGATGAAACCGGCCCTCTAAATGAGCAGAAGGAGAAATTATACAGGCAGACAAAACCACGTATGGCCCATTCGGACTCGCTGGCCTGCGTCATCTATACTTCAGGCACAACGGGCAAGCCTAAAGGAATATTGACAACTCATCGTAACATTATCCGAGTGGTGTATGAGAGTGATTATATTACAATTAAACCAGAAGATAGGATATTACAATTGTCCAACTATGCATTTGACGGCTCCACCTTTGACATTTATTCAGCTTTGCTTAATGGAGCTGGCTTGGTGCTGATTTCAAAAGATGCATTGCTGGATATGGATAAGCTGACGAAACATATGGCTGCGCATAATGTCAGCGTTTTGTTTGTTACGACCGCTTTATTTAACGTTATGTTTGATATATACCCGGACCGCCTGGTTTCACTCCGTAAAATTCTTTTCGGGGGAGAACGTGTGTCTGTAGATCATGTTAGGAAAGCATTGAGTTACCTTGGACCAGACAGGCTTATCCATGTTTATGGGCCGACAGAAAGTACAGTCTTTGCAACCGCATATCACGTCAATGATATCACAGAACACAAAGCAGTCATTCCTATTGGATACCCGGTAAGTCATACGAGCACTTACATTGTGAATGAAGTAGGACAGCTCCAGCCACCAGGCGTACCAGGCGAATTATGGGTGGGTGGGAGTGGACTTGCCCGCGGGTACCTCAACCGGCCAGAGCTGACATCCGAAAAATTTATTCCCAGTCCTTTCTCCCCTGGAGAGAGAGTCTATAGAACCGGAGATTGGGTAAAATGGCTCCCGGACGGTGCGATTGAATATCTGGGCAGAATAGATCATCAAGTTAAAATAAGAGGTCACCGCGTGGAGATTGGAGAGATTGAAACTCGGCTCTTAAATATTGAGCAGATTCAGGAAACCATTGTCATTGCCATAGAACAGGAAGGCGGGACCAAACATCTGTGTGCTTACTACACAAGCAGTTCCACCCTGACATCGGAACGTATAAGAACGATATTGAAACAGGATATGCCTGCGTATATGATTCCGGCCTTTATCATTAAGCTTCCAGCCATGCCACTGACTTTGAATGGAAAAATTGACCGTAATGCACTCCCTGCTCCTGAAAACAGTGTGAAAACCCCTGGAAGTGGATATGCAGCACCACGAACGGAAACAGAGAGCTTGCTGGTTGAAATCTGGCAGCAGATTTTGGGAGTGCCACAGGTAGGCATCCATGATGATTTTTTTGATCTGGGAGGGGATTCGATTCAATCGATTCAGGTATCTTCCAGACTGTCTCAGGCCGGATTCCAGCTGGAAATGAGACATTGGTATACGAGTCAGACGATTGCAGAGTTAAGCGTACATGTGGAACAAATGAATGATAAGGTAGATCAAGGTCCAGTGAGCGGCACGGTTCGATTAACCCCCATTCAGCGGTGGTTTCTGGAAAGCCCGGATAATGTAAATCCTCATCATTTTAATCAATCCATGCTCTTTGCCGGGGTTGATCGTCTGGATCTGGAAGCTATTCATCGGGTCATGCGGCGTATTGCGGAACATCATGATGGACTGCGGACCGTATTCCGCCGGAGCGGTGAACAATACATTCCTTACATTCGGCAGGTCGATGAAGGAGAGCTCTATACGCTGGAAGTCAGGGATTGTATCCAGTTAAACAATCCAGCTACTGCTATTGAGGAAGCGTCCAACCGGGTACAAAGCAGCATTCAATTGGACATTGGCCCATTGGTTAAGCTGGTTCTGTTCCGTTGTAATCCTAGCGACCATTTGCTGATTGTAGTCCACCATCTTGTTATGGACATGGTGTCCTGGAGGATTTTACTAGAGGACATTACATCAGGGTATGAGCAAGCAGTCAACGGGCAAGCTGTAACTTTCCCTCCCAAAACTGCGTCCTTCCAAAACTGGGCGGAGGCGCTCCATGCTTATGCATACCAGCCGCAGTTGCAGCATGAGCGTGCGTATTGGCAGGAGGTTACATCCCAGGGAAGTCAGCCGATTCCTAAGGATTACACGGAGAAGGATTCCCTTGTCAAAGACACGGTAACCATCACTATAGAGTGGTCGAACGAAGAAACGCGGCAGCTGCTTACACAGGTTCATCAAGCTTATGATACAGACATTCAAGATTTGCTGCTCGCTGCATGGAGCCAGGCACTGTACCAATGGAAAAATCTTTATCAGACGATAATACATTTGGAAGGTCATGGCAGGGAGGCAATCATTCCCGGAATTGATATCACACGTACAGTTGGCTGGTTTACGACTCAATATCCGGTCAGACTCGTGGCAGATGCGAACGATGATATTTCACAGCATATATTGAAAACAAAGGATAATTTACGCCAGATTCCGAATAAGGGTATCGGCTTTGGAATACTGCGCTATATATCCGATTGGGCGCAAGAGTTCAAAAACGCCATACAGCCGGAAGTCAGTTTTAATTATCTTGGACAGTTTGACCAAGAGCTGCAGAACAGTGCGATTGATATTTCACCATATTCCAAAGGAAATGATGTAAGTGAGATGCAACAAAGACGCTATGTACTGGATATTGTCGGCAGCATCACCTCCGGCAAGCTCACACTGGCTATCAGTTATAGCACAAAACAGTTCCAGAATGTATCCATTCAACGGCTTGGAGACCTTATGAAGGACAATCTGCGAACGATCATTAAGCACTGTGTTCGTCAAGGTGAAAACCTTCGTATACCTTCTTCTGAGGATATAAAGTATACAGGCTATATAGAAAAACCAAACGAATTTGCTGACAGATTGCTTCATTCTCCTTGGATGGATGGTGTGACAGGAGCTGTTTTGGTTTTGGTTCAAGATAACAAAATTGTTGTGAATCAGGGGTGCGGTTATACCGATCTGACACGTTCTACAAAGGTAGATCCAGCTACTACGCTGATGAGGGTCGGGTCCATCAATAAAATATTTACATCGGTCGTTATCCGGCAATTGGCAGAGCAGGGTAAATTGGATATAAATGCAAAGGTTCGTTCTCTCATCGAGGACATTGACATTCCTGGAGCGTTTAACGAGTCGTTAACTTTGAAGCATCTACTGAATTATGAATCCGGTTTGGATCATCCGGATTCGGGGATGGATGACCTGATCAGGGGCGAAGTCCCTTCGATTATGACATTGAAGCAGTTTATCTATAAGTATATGCCTGCTGTTGTTCATATTCCTGGGGAACAATATCAATATAGCAACTTTGCTTACACTATTCTGGGGTACATCATTGAACAAATTACAGGCATGTCATGTGGGCAATATGCCCATAGCCACATCCTTCAGCCACTCGGGATGAACAGCAGTAGTTTCACACTGCCAGCAGAATGGTCAAATAGATTAGCGAAAGGTTACCATCCTGACCAGCAGCTTGTTCCAGCTTATCCGTATAGCCCAATAGACACGGCCACAGGAAGTCTGGTGTCCACCGGGGACGATATGGCCCGTTTCATGCTTGCGATGCTGGGGGAGGGGGCTTATGGTGGTAGTCGTATCTTAAGCCGAGAGTCGGCTCAAGCTTTAATGTCCGTAAAACCGGACATTAAAGCAGGCAAGCCTTACGGACGAAACGGATTCGAGATGAACATCCATCCAGAATACGGAAGCGAACGTATTTTGGTTAAGAGCGGCAACTTTCCCGGCTTTAGTGCGTTGATGTGGCTGCTTCCGGACCAGAAGACCGGAGCCTTCCTGATGTGCAATCAAAGTATAGTAAATAAATTTGAACTGTTCGAAGCATTTGCAAATTATTTTTGTCCGTCTGCTAGGAATAGAAAGAAATTATATGTGTAG